caaaccgacgcactatcacacggccgtcgtctagcaaaactaagacatgtcatgtgacgcgctctaaaccaatgagcaggcagaatacttgcaaggggtgttataattaccaatagtgtccactgtctttaaggcagGATTTACGGCttcatatattattattagcatttGCTACAAAGTAACAACAAACAATTTTCCTAAACTTTCTTGTTATGCAGGatactttttttgtaaatgtaaattttttCCCAACACATATGCAGTGAAAATCTggcctcaattggtcgtcgttgTTGCAtttacaagaaaacaatgagataaaaaacacacttatcatgtgtgctttcagatgtacgAGTGAGAAAGGCTTCTTGActgaagccgtttctcaaattTTAGGGTGACAGTTAACTCTTTGtctaaaactaattttgagtcgtttctcacaatgtttaatactaccaacagctcatTGCAAAGTAAAGTTGTTATGGTCACTttaatttgttgagtaattataatatcaacagaATATGAACTGCCTTTTATTTACTAAGTATAGTGTATATATTTCATTGTTGTCCTGATTGTTCTTTGCAGTGCGTGGTTGCCCATGTTGAAGAACATGGCGAGTGTTCCCAGTGCGACGTCACTGTTGGTGAAGATTCTATCCGTCTAAAGCGATGCTACAGCCAGCTGGAAGCCATGTTTCCAGAGTGCAAGCTGAATTACGTCCCAAAGGCGGAAGGAGCACCTACGCTCAGTGGAAAGGGCTTCATCAGCCTGGCCATGCTGAATGGTGACAGTGCAAGTTTACAGCTTAACTCGGGCATGACGGTGTCAACATTGAAAGTATACGTGAAAAGTAAACTGCAAGTTCCACTGGAGAATCAACAGCTAATTTACAATGGGACTGAACTTAAGGTAGGTGCATGAATGCACAACTGTGTGGTTGTATACAAATAGTGTGATTAAACTAAAAATTGTCGTATAAGTAGAAAGTAACTGGGCACCCACACTTTTTCACCAGTGACTATAAAagtattatattttattcaggTAAAGATTTTGGTCATAACAGTGTAAAATGGGTGTCGAATAAAATGTTTTATCCGAATCTTTTTATAACAACCTATTCATCCCTTTCTTTTTATGTCCTAATCAGGTGGTTCAAAACACTTTAATATTGTAagcttttatattattattattattattatccttatccttatccttatccttatccttatccttatccttatccttatccttatccttatccttatccttatccttatccttatccttatccttatccttatccttatccttatccttatccttatccttatccttatccttatccttatccttatccttatccttatccttatccttatccttatccttatccttatccttatccttatccttatccttatccttatccttatccttatccttatccttatccttatccttatccttatccttatccttatccttttccttatcattatcattatcattatcattatcattatcattatcattatcattatcattatcattatcattatcattatcattatcattatcattatcattatcattatcattatcattatcattatcattatcattatcattatcattatcattatcattatcattatcattatcattatcattatcattatcattatcattatcattatcattatcattatcattatcattatcattatcattatcattatcattatcattatcattatcattatcattatcattatcattatcattatcattatcattatcattatcattatcattatcattattattattattattattattattattattattattattattattattattattattattattattattattatcattattattatcattattattagctgCTCAGGACTGGGTGTCCCTTAGCCTCCTTTGAAAACAGTCCCCGTTCATGTCTATTTCTAACTAAATGCTCTGCCTCATGAAGTAGAATGTTGGCATGCCCATCCAGAATTTGCACCTTCCAGAGCAATGGTGGGCGTCCTCGTTGGCGTGGAGTGTTGAAGTCACTGTAGTAGACCAGGTTGGGTAGCCTGGCATTCTGATAACATGGCCAAACCAGTCCAGGCGACGTCTGGTCACTACATCTGTTACTGTTGTGTTCATCTTAGAGTTGCCTGCGTATTTCTTGATTTCTCATTTTGTCTCTTAATGAGACACCTAGTATGGAGCGGAGGCATCTCATCTCAAAGCCTTCCAGTTTTTGTTTGGTGGCTTTTGTGAGAGTCCAGGATTCAGAACCAAGTGTTGCTATTGGGAGGATGAGCGATATCATGATTGGTTGGTTTCTTCAACTGAGTTTTGACCTGCTATTCAAACTTGGCACACGGCCATTGACTTCCCAGTTGGGTGAGATGTTACTTTACTACTTCCAAGGGGTTGGGCCACCAGCCGCTTCTTCTAGATGACAGACCCCCATGTGGGTTTCCAACGGTTTTCCTTCCGTTTCCAGCCTAGGTGTTTTTATTCTGGGGGCATGGAACCCAGTCGTCTCCGTCAATCTGCCTGCTCTTTGGTGAGCAGTTGCCAGGGTGCTCCACTTGGAGGTAGGGACTAGGCATTTTGTATTGGTAGAGGCATTTTCAGTACCAGAGAAGGGGCTTATGGTGGTAATGCCCTCCTTTTCGCCTTACGGCTAGGCACCCGCCCGGTCGCACCCCATTgcttttagttttaaaataattgtttagtaAGTTGTCTTATCGTGTTTTGAAAGCATATATTTTTTgtgtttagtattttttttttttttcattttgcatggACAGGAGTTTACTGATGCGAAAGCTGCAGCAACTCTGGGTTATTATCAAGTCCAGCCGACTTCTACCATTCACGTGAGGCGACTCCTCTACTCCGCACCTAAAGATCTGGACAAGGTGGTGTTTGACCTTAACTGGGGTTATCCAAGTCGAAGGCGTGATTTTTTAGATGCaagtgttttaatttttgagagaCATAAATATGTAGGCGTTCTTGACTACCGGCACACGAGTTTCCCACCAGCCATGCGACATTCGGGAGATCTGATGAATGATAGAAATCGCACAGGTCACCATTTTATCAATGTAGATCTCCATAAAATCCCAGCAAACATCACCCACTTCTTCTTCACTCTGAGTGCTTGGAACTCCCCCACAGTGTCCAGATACCCGAATCCTAGTCTACGGTTTTACAAGCAGTCTGAGCCAGGCAAGATGCTGTGTGAGGACACCATAACCAAACTGAATTACTCTCAGGCCATCGTTATGGCGTGGATGACCAGACAAGGCGGCCATTGGTGTGTCTTCAGCGCTGGGAAGCCTTCAGCCGGTAACGCGAAAAACTATAAGTGTCTGGTGTCAACAATACAAGGCATTATTTCTAATGGAGTGTAGAAATTGGGTGTGTGGGTATATTTTGGGGATTTTAGTGTAGAAAATGGGtgtgtgttttctattcatTGTATGATAAAGGGAAGGCAAATAACCACCACGCCGCGAGAGTAACATAATGGTGTAGAAATACATGCAGTATTAATTTCATATAAAACAGGCGGTGATCCCTGTTTTTTTGTATGCCGGGGTGGGCCTAGTGTGGCATACACCTAATTTTTTAGACATAGCATTCTAATTATGAACAAAATTCAAGTGTTTAGTGTGAGTCATTTAACGAGAATTTTTTAATGTGGAATTCGAGGTCCGCTGCAGTTGTACATCAATTGATTTAAAATTACATTGCAGAATGTTGCTTTACTCTTCCATTCGCTTCTCTGATGTACCTCTctctttatttgttattttgtcgagttggtctttgaaaagcgcttgtaaccgtttgttataaaatgcatatggttagaaaaaaatgatttaaaagtagaatacaatgatccacacaaatttgcctcaaaaatgcgtgattttccttttactttgcgaactaacacggtcggccatataataatgggagtcaaaaatttgactcccataaatggccgaccgtgttagtcgacaaagtaaaaggaaaaccacgtaatttcgagtgatacttgtgtggatcattatattctactttaaaaatatctatctaaccatatgcgtttcataacaaacggtttcaaacacttttcaaagaccaactcgaccgatccaaggcaaccgtATTTAAAAATAAGTCAGTTGTTTTGAAAACCGTGACGAAAACGAAAACGGTTCAAGTTGTGATAGGGacttggttttgttgttttttgtcgcTTCGCATTTTTTTTGAGAGATTTGATTTTGTCTCAACTTTGACTGTCATTAAAATTTTGATTATTTGGAGGATCAAAATCATGGAAGATTGACTTAACAATTAAGATCTCAGATTAAAACTAATAATTTTTCCAGTAGTATAGTTTTTTCATTATACGGTTACACcgatttacataaaatttagCTTAAAGTTACTTAAGGGGGCACCGATGTCGTGATCACAGCGAGTCTGGCCATACATCACATTCTGAACTGGATAATGGATTACAACATTTCCAACAACACTATagctttaaagggtgtatgtactttttgtaggacaaaaaacacaatgtccacagatttacactaaacttacacagttcgaagataatgatagtagaaagcttccctgaaagtattacgtgctgaggtgctgtagtttttacgtaatgagtaaaacaaaattatgttaggcatttacaaacgtattttcataacattgttttactcatttctcaaaaactacagcacctcagtaagtaatatttgaagggaagctttccactatcattatcttcaaaccctgtaagtttaatgtaaatctatggacatcttgaaaaagtacccaaatcctttaagttgaGCTTGATGTGGTCATGCCTGAACTATATGTGAAACGTAACCGATTATCccgagaaatatttccatcttcAAAAGTTGCTTCAAGAAAAAGGGTGTGTCACATTATACTCAGCATTGATTATATAAACCGTTAGGCTGCTATGTaacatattattttaatgttaacTGAATACCcattttataattatatttgtcaaaataaatttataagCGAAGGGAGTACTTTTgggggcactggacactattggtatttacacaaaacaagcattagcataaaacttacatgaaaacaagaaatggagagctgttgatagtataaaacattgtgggaaatggctccctcggaagttacgtagtattcgagaaagaagtaattttccactaaaatatttcaatttgatttcgagacttgtaatttttagctcccgaaatcaagcatatgaaagcacacaacttcgtgtgtcgagggtgttttttcttccgctattatctcgcaacttcgacgagttcaaattttcacaggtttgttatagtgttcagtgcctttaaagttaagtGCCTTAAACGAAATAAACGcagttttgaaattattttaattggAAAATTGCATCATTCTTATCACAGGCCGCGTGGCCACTTCAAGATGATGGCTATCACTTGACTGGTTCGGGCTGATGGctcaaatcaactgtcacctaTCGGTATTCCTGGGGCTGATAATGAGGTGTACACCTTCACAGTCCGTAGGGATGTAAGCATGGGTATTATCCACTGACCGTAAGAGCAGGAAGGCACTGCTTTACACATTTTTAACGAACCAGTTATGGTTATAAAGTTCCTTGCTATAGGGTTAAAAGTGCCATGATCgtgactcaaacccacactatgCTGCTGACAACATGGCTTAGCTTTGCCACAACACGCCACTTGCACTCGATAACAATCTCTGTGCGTTCAAATATAGCTGATCTCcatcagcatttttttttagtgaggcACAAAAACTAAAGTAGTCTCACGTGCGGGGTTGTGcgctgcaaaaactggggtgttgtAATGGACACCGTCCGTGTTGTCACCATAACATACCGAAGAGAGAATTAAAAGTAATCTTAAAGGGTGTTAAAATAGCACAAATGGAAATGGGTGTTATTTTGACACCATATTTTGGAAATGTTGATTCTTTTGCAGGTATCTGTATGTGACCACACACTCATGGTTTCATTTAA
The sequence above is a segment of the Asterias amurensis chromosome 12, ASM3211899v1 genome. Coding sequences within it:
- the LOC139945135 gene encoding uncharacterized protein, with the translated sequence MKCRSCGVQKLSNEFPPWTIMEECRHAPLHCLRCVVAHVEEHGECSQCDVTVGEDSIRLKRCYSQLEAMFPECKLNYVPKAEGAPTLSGKGFISLAMLNGDSASLQLNSGMTVSTLKVYVKSKLQVPLENQQLIYNGTELKEFTDAKAAATLGYYQVQPTSTIHVRRLLYSAPKDLDKVVFDLNWGYPSRRRDFLDASVLIFERHKYVGVLDYRHTSFPPAMRHSGDLMNDRNRTGHHFINVDLHKIPANITHFFFTLSAWNSPTVSRYPNPSLRFYKQSEPGKMLCEDTITKLNYSQAIVMAWMTRQGGHWCVFSAGKPSAGNAKNYKCLVSTIQGIISNGV